The following are from one region of the Sphingomonas sp. J315 genome:
- the tsaE gene encoding tRNA (adenosine(37)-N6)-threonylcarbamoyltransferase complex ATPase subunit type 1 TsaE yields MIALADAAATEAFGRALAARVRPGDVVALSGQLGAGKTSIARGLLAALGLEGEAPSPSFAIVQPYEPPETAIPVLHVDLYRIEYPDEADELGLDDARGDSLLLVEWPERLPEGTWADALWLTLTIETDGSRGLTARVPAAWKDRWPL; encoded by the coding sequence ATGATCGCGCTGGCGGATGCGGCGGCGACCGAGGCGTTTGGGCGCGCGCTTGCCGCACGGGTGCGACCGGGCGATGTCGTGGCGCTGTCGGGGCAGCTGGGCGCGGGGAAGACCAGCATTGCGCGCGGGCTGCTCGCGGCTTTGGGGCTGGAGGGCGAGGCGCCGTCGCCGAGCTTTGCGATCGTCCAACCCTATGAACCGCCCGAAACCGCGATTCCCGTGCTGCATGTCGATCTGTACCGGATCGAATATCCCGATGAGGCCGACGAGCTCGGTCTCGACGATGCCCGCGGCGATTCACTGCTGCTGGTCGAATGGCCGGAGCGATTGCCCGAAGGCACTTGGGCGGACGCCTTGTGGCTGACACTGACGATCGAAACCGACGGTTCGCGCGGCTTGACAGCGCGGGTGCCGGCGGCATGGAAGGACCGATGGCCCCTGTAA
- a CDS encoding nucleotidyltransferase family protein has protein sequence MVMAAGLGKRMRPLTATRPKPLIEVAGKPLIDHVFDRLRSAGVARAVVNVHYLADALEAHVTHRVKDIEVLVSDERKQLMETGGGLVQARDMLGDEPFVCVNSDNLWVDGPIDAIRQLAAAWDDERMDALLLLVPLARAHCHGGQGDFHLDPFGKIVGRRKPGRLAPFVYTGVQILSPRVIRDWPEGPFSTNLFWQRAMEAGRAFGVVHQGLWFDVGSPPAIAATEAVLADG, from the coding sequence ATGGTGATGGCGGCGGGGCTGGGCAAGCGCATGCGCCCGCTGACCGCGACACGGCCCAAGCCGCTGATCGAGGTCGCGGGCAAGCCGCTAATCGACCATGTGTTCGACCGGCTGCGCAGCGCGGGCGTCGCGCGCGCGGTGGTCAATGTCCATTACCTCGCCGATGCGCTCGAGGCGCATGTCACGCACCGGGTGAAGGATATCGAGGTGCTGGTCTCCGACGAGCGCAAGCAGCTGATGGAGACCGGCGGCGGGCTGGTGCAGGCGCGTGACATGCTGGGCGATGAGCCGTTTGTCTGCGTCAACAGCGACAATCTGTGGGTCGATGGTCCGATCGACGCGATCCGCCAGCTGGCGGCGGCGTGGGACGATGAGCGGATGGATGCGCTGCTGCTGCTCGTACCGCTGGCGCGTGCGCATTGCCATGGCGGGCAGGGGGACTTCCACCTCGATCCATTCGGCAAGATTGTGGGACGGCGCAAGCCGGGGCGGCTGGCACCGTTCGTTTACACCGGGGTGCAGATCCTGTCGCCGCGCGTGATCCGTGACTGGCCGGAAGGACCATTCTCCACGAACCTGTTCTGGCAGCGTGCAATGGAGGCCGGACGGGCGTTCGGCGTGGTGCACCAAGGGCTGTGGTTCGATGTCGGCAGTCCGCCGGCGATTGCGGCGACCGAGGCGGTGCTGGCGGACGGGTGA